In the genome of Ammospiza nelsoni isolate bAmmNel1 chromosome 7, bAmmNel1.pri, whole genome shotgun sequence, one region contains:
- the TSSK6 gene encoding testis-specific serine/threonine-protein kinase 6, whose product MQQTIQPPNAGEPQPEPQPQPQEQEPQESPPAPETNAKPDGGERILNELGYRLGQTIGEGSFSKVKAATSSKHKGPLAVKVVDRQRASRAVVFKFLPRELSIVRRIQHPNIVRVYELIEVCNRKLYIVMEAMDTTLLQMLENLGKLPCAPNARDIFVQVVRAVRYLHDRNLVHRDLKCENVLLSADGRRAKISDFGFSKELKGYPDLSTTFCGTAAFASPEVLMGIPYDAKKYDIWSLGVMLYMMVVGNVPFDDSNVQSMPQLQKKGVMYPEGLPPLPEPCQALITQLLQYSPSSRPGAGQIAKNRWLNGDI is encoded by the coding sequence ATGCAGCAGACAATACAGCCTCCCAATGCTGGGGAGCCCCAGCccgagccccagccccagccccaagAACAAGAGCCCCAGGAAAGCCCACCGGCACCAGAGACCAATGCAAAGCCTGATGGAGGTGAGAGGATACTCAACGAGCTGGGCTACAGGCTGGGTCAGACCATAGGGGAGGGCAGCTTCTCCAAGGTGAAGGCAGCCACCTCCAGCAAACACAAGGGGCCCCTGGCCGTCAAGGTGGTAGACCGGCAGCGAGCGTCCCGAGCTGTCGTGTTCAAGTTCCTGCCCCGGGAGCTCTCCATCGTGCGCAGGATCCAGCACCCCAACATCGTGCGTGTCTACGAGCTCATCGAGGTCTGTAACAGGAAGCTCTACATCGTGATGGAGGCCATGGACACTACCCTGCTGCAGATGTTGGAGAAtctgggaaagctgccctgCGCCCCCAACGCCCGGGACATCTTTGTGCAGGTGGTGAGGGCCGTGCGCTACCTGCACGACCGCAACCTGGTGCACCGGGACCTCAAGTGCGAGAACGTGCTGCTCTCTGCCGACGGCCGCCGTGCCAAGATCAGCGACTTCGGCTTCAGCAAGGAGCTCAAAGGGTACCCGGACCTGAGCACCACCTTCTGCGGGACGGCGGCCTTTGCCTCCCCAGAGGTGCTCATGGGCATCCCCTACGACGCCAAGAAATACGACATATGGAGCCTGGGGGTGATGCTCTACATGATGGTGGTGGGCAATGTTCCCTTTGATGATAGCAATGTGCAGAGCATGCCCCAGCTGCAGAAGAAGGGGGTGATGTACCCGGAGGGGCTGCCCCCGCTGCCGGAGCCCTGCCAAGCCCTCAtcacccagctgctgcagtaCAGCCCATCGTCCCGGCCCGGCGCGGGGCAGATAGCCAAGAACCGCTGGCTCAACGGGGACATCTGA